A window of the Microvirga terrae genome harbors these coding sequences:
- a CDS encoding MarR family winged helix-turn-helix transcriptional regulator, which yields MSSAPVPAPVEAADPLRIWFRFIRLNRRATNAVAAELKELGLSIPQFDLLSTLTEREGMSQQELAERLYVTKGNVSGLLDRMVEAGLVERRSIPGDRRSNALYLTSKGRDLANRGIAAQRSYVMRTLGTLPAQDLAELERIVLAWRDRARTEEEDASGKSR from the coding sequence ATGTCGTCCGCACCCGTTCCCGCCCCCGTCGAAGCCGCCGACCCCCTGCGGATCTGGTTTCGCTTCATCCGCCTGAACCGCCGGGCCACCAATGCGGTCGCGGCGGAGCTGAAGGAGCTGGGCCTGTCGATCCCTCAGTTCGACCTGCTCTCCACGCTCACCGAGCGCGAGGGCATGAGCCAGCAGGAACTGGCCGAGCGCCTCTACGTCACGAAAGGCAACGTGTCGGGACTTCTGGACCGCATGGTCGAGGCCGGTCTCGTCGAGCGCCGTTCGATCCCCGGCGACCGACGCTCCAACGCCCTGTACCTGACCTCGAAGGGCCGCGATCTCGCGAACCGCGGGATCGCCGCGCAGCGCTCCTATGTCATGCGCACGCTCGGAACGCTCCCTGCCCAGGATCTCGCCGAGCTGGAGCGCATCGTCCTGGCCTGGCGCGACCGGGCGCGGACCGAGGAGGAGGATGCCTCGGGGAAATCCCGATAG
- the ribB gene encoding 3,4-dihydroxy-2-butanone-4-phosphate synthase produces the protein MRLADWLSRNGVSRVAFARRIGVTPGAVTQLCNSEQAWLSRDTAELIARETRGAVTPNDFLPESAKEAWMPHSVTEAIEAFARGEIVIVTDDDDRENEGDLIVAASLCTPEKMAFIIRNTCGIVCAPLTVAEARRLRLDPMVQANDAPLGTAFTVTVDVKHGLTTGISAEQRSNTVRALANNNMGAADFVRPGHVFPLIAKDGGVLMRSGHTEAAVDLCKLANLPPVGVICELANDDGTVMKGPQIDAFAETHNLKRISVADLIAYRQAREKLVERIATFPVETQWGSFTGYAYSTPFDSVQHIALVHGRIGDGTNLPVRLHRANALTDVFEGGKTVNTALQRFVKEGRGVLVYLRDGTAGVPTTSFSDNDETGSEAMRSSQWREIGLGAQILRDLGVASIRNFATSSRSYVGLSGFGIELLSEEPIEC, from the coding sequence ATGAGACTGGCTGACTGGTTGTCCCGCAACGGCGTGTCGCGCGTAGCCTTCGCGCGGCGGATCGGCGTCACCCCTGGCGCCGTCACCCAGCTGTGCAACTCCGAACAGGCCTGGCTCTCCCGCGATACCGCCGAACTGATTGCCCGCGAGACCCGCGGGGCGGTGACGCCCAATGATTTTCTGCCCGAATCCGCCAAGGAGGCCTGGATGCCCCATTCCGTCACCGAAGCCATCGAGGCTTTCGCCCGTGGTGAAATCGTCATCGTGACCGACGACGACGACCGCGAGAACGAGGGCGATCTCATCGTCGCCGCCTCCCTGTGCACGCCGGAGAAGATGGCCTTCATCATCCGCAACACCTGCGGGATCGTCTGCGCGCCGCTGACGGTCGCGGAAGCCCGCCGCCTGCGGCTCGATCCGATGGTGCAGGCCAACGACGCGCCGCTCGGCACTGCGTTCACGGTGACCGTGGACGTCAAGCACGGGCTGACCACCGGCATCTCGGCCGAGCAGCGCTCGAACACCGTGCGGGCGCTCGCCAACAACAACATGGGGGCGGCCGATTTCGTCCGCCCGGGCCATGTCTTTCCGCTCATCGCCAAGGACGGCGGCGTCCTCATGCGCTCCGGCCATACGGAGGCGGCGGTCGACCTGTGCAAACTCGCGAACCTGCCCCCGGTCGGCGTGATCTGCGAACTCGCCAACGACGACGGCACCGTGATGAAGGGTCCGCAGATCGACGCCTTCGCCGAGACGCACAATCTCAAGCGGATCTCGGTCGCCGACCTCATCGCCTATCGTCAGGCGCGGGAGAAGCTCGTGGAGCGGATCGCCACTTTCCCGGTCGAGACGCAATGGGGCTCGTTCACCGGCTATGCCTATTCGACGCCCTTCGACAGCGTGCAGCACATCGCCCTCGTCCATGGCCGCATCGGCGACGGCACGAACCTCCCTGTGCGCCTGCACCGCGCCAATGCGCTCACCGATGTGTTCGAGGGCGGCAAGACGGTGAACACCGCCCTGCAGCGTTTCGTGAAGGAGGGCAGGGGCGTCCTGGTCTATCTGCGCGACGGCACCGCCGGCGTGCCGACCACGTCCTTCTCGGACAATGACGAGACGGGCTCGGAGGCGATGCGCTCCAGCCAGTGGCGCGAGATCGGCCTCGGAGCGCAGATCCTGCGGGATCTCGGGGTCGCGTCGATCCGCAACTTCGCGACGTCGAGCCGCTCCTATGTGGGCCTCTCGGGCTTCGGGATCGAACTGCTGAGCGAAGAGCCGATCGAGTGTTGA
- a CDS encoding M48 family metallopeptidase encodes MAGAVFYDGESARRRMVSLNVTPSAIDIHEGTEWIASWPSAQVRRRDAPDGVLRLTRRGASSLARLDVADADLQAAIRVSCTQLDGSERRERAERILLWSFAATASILLCVFLLLPILAERLTPLIPVSFERRLGTAVDNQVRTIFKGRTCEEPRGLAALNRLTERLEKAHVPPLDVEVAVVSTRVPNAIALPGGRIYLFEGLLDKAESPDELAGVLAHEMGHAAHRDGLRKMIQAGGTSYLLGLLFGDVTGGGAIVFVSRYLVDSAYSRDAEAAADGFAGRTMVSLGRPAHPMALLLKRIEGKDDEEGGNDSGIPAFLSTHPVTDQRLKALEKQVPPQSGEPLLDQQEWRALKEICKTT; translated from the coding sequence ATGGCAGGTGCAGTGTTCTACGACGGCGAAAGCGCCCGTCGAAGAATGGTTTCCCTGAACGTAACCCCGTCCGCCATCGACATTCACGAGGGCACCGAATGGATCGCCTCTTGGCCCTCTGCGCAGGTGAGACGGCGGGACGCGCCCGACGGCGTCCTGCGGCTCACGCGTCGAGGTGCGTCCTCCCTGGCACGGCTCGATGTGGCCGATGCAGACCTTCAGGCAGCCATCCGCGTGTCCTGCACACAGCTCGACGGTTCCGAACGGCGGGAGCGGGCGGAGCGGATCCTGCTCTGGTCCTTTGCGGCGACGGCATCGATTCTTCTCTGCGTCTTCCTGCTGCTTCCGATCCTGGCCGAGAGGCTGACCCCGCTCATTCCCGTCTCCTTCGAACGCCGGCTCGGCACGGCCGTCGATAATCAGGTGAGAACGATCTTCAAGGGCAGGACCTGCGAGGAGCCCCGCGGTCTTGCGGCCTTGAACCGGCTCACCGAACGCCTGGAGAAGGCACACGTTCCGCCGCTGGACGTGGAGGTCGCCGTAGTGAGCACGAGGGTGCCGAACGCCATCGCACTGCCGGGCGGGCGGATCTATCTGTTCGAGGGTCTCCTGGACAAAGCCGAATCCCCCGATGAGCTCGCCGGGGTGCTGGCCCATGAGATGGGCCATGCGGCGCATCGCGACGGCCTGCGCAAGATGATCCAGGCGGGCGGCACGTCGTATCTGCTCGGCCTGCTGTTCGGCGACGTGACGGGCGGGGGCGCCATCGTGTTCGTCAGCCGCTATCTCGTCGACAGCGCCTATTCCCGCGACGCGGAAGCGGCGGCGGACGGTTTCGCCGGCAGGACCATGGTGTCTCTGGGACGGCCGGCCCATCCCATGGCCCTGTTGCTCAAACGCATCGAAGGCAAGGATGATGAGGAGGGCGGGAACGATTCCGGGATCCCGGCTTTTCTCTCCACCCACCCCGTCACCGACCAACGGCTGAAAGCTTTGGAAAAACAGGTGCCACCCCAATCCGGCGAGCCTCTTCTCGATCAACAGGAGTGGCGCGCGCTCAAAGAGATTTGTAAGACGACCTGA
- a CDS encoding histone deacetylase family protein: MSTLYIAHPASLDHQTPLGHPERPDRIRAIERALEKERFTSLVREQAPMAEMESLALAHPEEYIVRLRNISPREGLVRIDEDTVMSPGTYEAALRGAGGAVMAVDEVMTGRATNAFVAMRPPGHHAERVRTMGFCFFNNAAIAARHAQSRHGAERVAIFDWDVHHGNGTQDIFWSDQSVLYCSTHEAPLYPGTGALSETGEHGTIVNAPLNAGDGSEAFREAVEAAILPRIHDFGPDLIIISAGFDAHWRDPLASLNLMESDFAWATQKLMDLASRHCGQRIVSVLEGGYDLEGLAKSTAFHLDALMGRETGT, encoded by the coding sequence ATGTCCACGCTCTACATCGCCCATCCGGCCAGCCTCGATCACCAGACACCGCTTGGCCATCCCGAACGCCCGGACCGCATCCGCGCCATCGAGCGCGCCCTCGAGAAGGAGCGGTTCACCTCGCTCGTCCGCGAGCAGGCGCCCATGGCCGAGATGGAGAGCCTCGCCCTCGCGCATCCGGAAGAGTACATCGTCCGGCTCCGCAACATCAGTCCCCGAGAAGGGTTAGTCCGGATCGACGAGGACACGGTCATGTCGCCGGGCACCTACGAGGCAGCTCTCAGGGGCGCCGGCGGCGCCGTGATGGCAGTGGACGAGGTCATGACGGGCCGGGCCACCAACGCCTTCGTGGCGATGCGCCCGCCCGGACACCATGCCGAGCGCGTCCGGACGATGGGCTTCTGTTTCTTCAACAACGCAGCCATCGCGGCGCGCCATGCGCAGTCGCGCCACGGCGCCGAGCGGGTGGCGATCTTCGACTGGGACGTCCACCACGGCAACGGCACGCAGGACATCTTCTGGTCGGATCAGAGCGTGCTCTATTGCTCGACCCACGAGGCTCCCCTGTATCCCGGAACAGGCGCCCTCTCCGAGACGGGCGAGCACGGCACCATCGTCAACGCGCCCTTGAACGCGGGCGACGGCAGCGAGGCGTTCCGGGAGGCGGTCGAAGCCGCAATCCTGCCCCGGATCCACGATTTCGGCCCGGACCTGATCATCATCTCGGCGGGTTTCGACGCCCATTGGCGCGATCCGCTCGCCAGCCTGAACCTGATGGAATCGGATTTCGCCTGGGCGACGCAGAAGCTGATGGACCTCGCCAGTCGCCATTGCGGGCAGCGGATCGTGTCCGTGCTCGAAGGCGGCTACGACCTCGAAGGCTTGGCGAAATCGACCGCCTTCCATCTCGACGCCCTCATGGGGCGTGAGACCGGGACTTGA
- a CDS encoding potassium transporter Kup yields the protein MATFADAHADDARTGTASRAAVLGALGVVFGDIGTSPLYALREAAVAADHGVLSAATVLGVLSLILWSLIVVISIKYCLFILRADNRGEGGIIALLALLGVRRIQPGSWRMYLAVLGLVGTALLYADGTITPAISVLSAIEGLAVDSDQFKPYVIPITMVILVTLFALQRMGTGRIGRVFGPFMLIWFSILGLLGLGGIMAAPGVVAAINPIHALAFLFNTDLSVTLAVLAAVFLTVTGGEALYADLGHFGPAPIRNAWFFVVLPALMLNYFGQGALLLTNPGTVESPFYHLAPDWAHYPLVVLATFATVIASQAVITGAFSLTQQAIQLGFLPRMRVIHTSTHERGHVYVPFVNWALALLTFTAVLGFGSSSRLAGAYGLAVSLDMVITTILATFVAIHWGHRPILVYLLNGTLLLVDLVFFAANTTKLLEGGWFPLLIALSAAFMMLTWRKGQQLVQRARTHLRMSTKDFQHLLEQQPPIRIPGTAVVMSASPTGIPGTLLHHLKHNRVLHETVFLVSVVVTDEPTVGEEARAHLVPICEGVQRLVLRLGFTEKPDVPKALRDAAARLDLPGLDPDTVTYYVGRQTIVASRKLPGMAFWREVIFAMLNRNAELTADYFCIPAAQVVEIGSSIEI from the coding sequence ATGGCCACATTCGCCGACGCCCATGCCGATGATGCGAGAACCGGCACTGCCTCCCGGGCGGCGGTTCTCGGCGCTCTCGGCGTTGTGTTCGGCGACATCGGCACCAGCCCGCTCTATGCGCTCCGCGAGGCGGCGGTCGCGGCCGACCATGGCGTCCTCTCGGCGGCCACGGTGCTGGGGGTGCTCTCGCTGATCCTGTGGTCGCTCATCGTGGTCATCTCGATCAAGTACTGCCTGTTCATCCTGCGCGCCGACAACCGCGGGGAGGGCGGGATCATCGCGCTGCTCGCGCTCCTTGGTGTCCGGCGGATTCAGCCCGGCTCCTGGCGCATGTATCTCGCGGTGCTCGGCCTCGTCGGCACGGCTCTGCTCTATGCGGACGGGACGATCACGCCGGCCATCTCCGTCCTGAGCGCCATCGAGGGCCTCGCGGTCGATTCCGACCAGTTCAAGCCCTACGTGATCCCGATCACGATGGTCATCCTGGTGACGCTGTTCGCGCTCCAGCGCATGGGCACGGGCCGGATCGGCCGGGTCTTCGGCCCGTTCATGCTGATCTGGTTTTCGATCCTGGGCCTGCTCGGCCTCGGCGGGATCATGGCCGCGCCCGGGGTGGTCGCCGCCATCAACCCGATTCACGCGCTGGCCTTCCTGTTCAACACGGATCTGTCGGTCACGCTCGCGGTCCTTGCCGCGGTGTTCCTCACCGTCACGGGCGGGGAGGCGCTCTATGCGGATCTCGGCCATTTTGGCCCGGCCCCCATCCGCAACGCGTGGTTCTTCGTCGTCCTGCCGGCTCTCATGCTCAACTATTTCGGCCAGGGAGCCCTGCTCCTGACGAATCCGGGCACGGTCGAAAGCCCCTTCTATCACCTCGCGCCCGACTGGGCGCATTATCCGCTCGTCGTTCTCGCCACCTTCGCGACGGTCATCGCCTCGCAGGCCGTCATCACGGGAGCCTTCTCGCTGACGCAACAGGCGATCCAGCTCGGCTTCCTGCCCAGGATGCGGGTGATTCACACCTCGACCCATGAACGGGGCCATGTCTATGTGCCATTCGTGAACTGGGCGCTCGCCCTGCTGACTTTCACGGCCGTCCTCGGCTTCGGATCGTCGAGCCGCCTGGCGGGCGCCTACGGGCTGGCCGTGTCGCTCGACATGGTGATCACGACGATCCTGGCGACCTTCGTGGCCATCCATTGGGGCCATCGGCCGATCCTCGTCTACCTGCTCAACGGGACCCTGCTGCTGGTCGATCTGGTGTTCTTCGCCGCCAACACCACGAAGCTGCTGGAGGGTGGCTGGTTCCCGCTCCTCATCGCGCTCAGCGCCGCCTTCATGATGCTGACCTGGCGCAAGGGCCAGCAGCTCGTCCAGCGCGCCCGCACGCATCTGCGCATGTCCACGAAGGACTTTCAGCATCTCCTGGAGCAGCAGCCGCCGATCCGCATCCCGGGAACCGCCGTGGTCATGTCGGCGTCGCCGACCGGAATCCCCGGGACCCTCCTGCATCACCTGAAGCACAACCGGGTGCTGCACGAGACCGTGTTCCTCGTCTCGGTCGTGGTCACCGACGAGCCGACGGTCGGCGAGGAGGCGCGTGCCCACCTGGTGCCGATCTGCGAGGGGGTTCAGCGCCTCGTCCTGCGCCTCGGTTTCACGGAGAAGCCCGACGTGCCCAAGGCGCTGCGCGACGCGGCGGCCCGTCTCGACCTGCCGGGTCTGGATCCGGATACCGTGACCTATTACGTCGGCCGTCAGACGATCGTGGCCTCCAGGAAGCTTCCCGGCATGGCGTTCTGGCGCGAGGTGATCTTCGCCATGCTGAACCGCAATGCGGAGCTGACGGCGGATTACTTCTGCATCCCGGCCGCCCAGGTGGTCGAGATCGGCAGCTCCATCGAGATCTGA
- a CDS encoding YjgN family protein → MRLLIAGGLFQITTFGFYRFWLITKLRRHLWSNTQIDGEAFEYTGTAKELLIGFLIALAILGPIYIAYAILGIVLEEKYAFASVPLVIAMYVLAHFGSYRARRYRASRTVFRGIRFWMTGSGWPYAVRAILWDVATVLTLGLALPWAMASLERYRMRNTYFGSIQGDFAGTGWSLFKRGWWIWVLGLAGLVSLAALIVVLTKLSPGRDRTVLQAIVVLLILAGMVLLPLALAILTRWRIDGLRFGDVTAASRFRARTYYGLFFKLVFSSLGFLLTFGIVAGLLGILSAGVFKEAMTAAGGLSWLSIGAGLLVAIGYLVALLGLGVLQRYFLGRGLWAAIVGSTTIANLPSIDAAVAAGQPAGVLGEGLADALDFNVGL, encoded by the coding sequence ATGAGGCTTCTGATCGCGGGAGGTCTCTTCCAGATCACGACCTTCGGCTTCTACCGGTTCTGGCTGATCACGAAACTGCGCCGCCACCTGTGGTCCAATACCCAGATCGACGGCGAGGCGTTCGAATATACCGGCACCGCCAAGGAACTGCTCATCGGCTTCCTGATCGCCCTGGCGATCCTGGGGCCGATCTATATCGCCTATGCGATTCTCGGCATCGTCCTTGAGGAGAAATATGCGTTTGCCAGCGTTCCGCTCGTGATCGCCATGTATGTGCTGGCACATTTCGGCAGCTATCGCGCCCGCCGGTATCGCGCGAGCCGAACGGTGTTTCGAGGCATCCGGTTCTGGATGACGGGGTCCGGATGGCCCTATGCCGTCCGGGCCATCCTGTGGGATGTCGCCACGGTTCTCACCCTCGGTCTCGCCTTACCTTGGGCCATGGCGTCCCTCGAACGCTACAGGATGCGCAACACCTATTTCGGCAGCATCCAGGGCGATTTCGCCGGGACGGGCTGGTCGCTTTTCAAGCGGGGATGGTGGATCTGGGTGCTGGGGCTTGCGGGTCTCGTCAGCCTCGCAGCGCTGATCGTCGTCCTGACCAAGCTGTCTCCCGGACGTGACCGAACGGTCCTGCAGGCGATCGTCGTCCTGCTGATCCTGGCCGGCATGGTGCTCTTGCCGCTGGCCCTGGCGATCCTGACGCGCTGGCGCATCGACGGCTTGCGTTTCGGCGACGTCACCGCGGCAAGCCGCTTCCGGGCCCGCACCTATTACGGGCTCTTCTTCAAGCTCGTTTTCTCGTCTCTCGGCTTCCTCCTGACCTTCGGCATCGTGGCCGGATTGCTGGGAATCCTGTCCGCCGGGGTCTTCAAGGAGGCCATGACGGCAGCCGGCGGGCTCTCCTGGCTTTCGATAGGGGCAGGCCTTCTTGTAGCGATCGGCTATCTCGTCGCCCTGCTGGGTCTCGGCGTCCTTCAGCGCTATTTCCTCGGACGCGGCCTGTGGGCCGCCATCGTGGGGTCGACGACGATCGCCAATCTGCCATCGATCGATGCGGCCGTGGCGGCTGGCCAACCGGCCGGCGTTCTGGGAGAAGGACTGGCCGACGCCCTCGATTTCAACGTCGGCCTGTGA
- the aroC gene encoding chorismate synthase, with amino-acid sequence MSHNTFGHLFRVTTFGESHGPALGCVVDGCPPMIPLEAAEIQAELDRRRPGQSRFTTQRQEPDQVKILSGVFTDERTGRQVTTGTPIALLIENVDQRSKDYSEIKESYRPGHADFTYDVKYGIRDYRGGGRSSARETAARVAAGAIARKVLPGITIRGALVQMGPHAIDRGSWDWDEVARNPFFCPDPKAARFYEEYLDGLRKDGSSIGAVLEIVAEGVPAGLGAPIYGKLDSDLAAALMSINAVKGVEIGDGFAAASLRGEENADEMRPGNQGAPTFLSNHAGGVLGGISTGQPVVCRFAVKPTSSILTPRASVTRSGAEAEVRTKGRHDPCVGIRAVPVGEAMVACVLADHLLRHRGQVGQGPSWPFQA; translated from the coding sequence ATGTCCCACAACACCTTCGGCCACCTGTTCCGCGTCACCACCTTCGGCGAAAGCCACGGACCCGCCCTCGGCTGCGTGGTGGACGGTTGCCCGCCCATGATCCCGCTCGAGGCCGCCGAGATCCAGGCGGAGCTCGACCGCCGGCGCCCGGGCCAGTCGCGCTTCACCACCCAGCGCCAGGAGCCGGATCAGGTGAAGATCCTGTCCGGGGTGTTCACCGACGAGCGCACGGGCCGGCAGGTGACGACCGGAACGCCGATCGCGCTCCTGATCGAGAACGTGGACCAGCGCTCAAAGGATTATTCCGAGATCAAGGAATCCTACCGCCCGGGGCACGCGGATTTCACCTACGACGTGAAGTACGGCATCCGCGATTATCGCGGCGGCGGGCGCTCCTCGGCCCGCGAGACGGCGGCCCGCGTGGCGGCCGGCGCCATCGCCCGCAAGGTGCTTCCCGGCATCACCATTCGCGGCGCCCTCGTCCAGATGGGCCCGCATGCCATTGATCGCGGCAGCTGGGACTGGGACGAGGTGGCGCGCAACCCGTTCTTCTGCCCGGACCCCAAGGCGGCCCGGTTTTACGAGGAGTATCTCGACGGCCTGCGCAAGGACGGCTCCTCCATCGGGGCGGTCCTTGAGATCGTCGCCGAGGGGGTGCCTGCGGGCCTCGGCGCGCCGATCTACGGCAAGCTCGATTCCGATCTCGCCGCCGCCTTGATGTCGATCAACGCCGTCAAGGGCGTGGAGATCGGCGACGGTTTCGCGGCCGCAAGCCTGCGCGGCGAGGAGAACGCCGACGAGATGCGCCCCGGCAACCAGGGCGCGCCCACCTTCCTGTCGAACCATGCCGGCGGCGTGCTGGGCGGCATTTCCACCGGCCAGCCCGTGGTGTGCCGCTTCGCCGTGAAGCCGACCTCGTCGATCCTCACCCCGCGCGCCAGCGTCACCCGCAGTGGCGCCGAGGCGGAGGTGCGGACCAAGGGACGGCACGATCCCTGCGTGGGCATCCGGGCCGTGCCGGTGGGCGAGGCCATGGTCGCGTGCGTGCTGGCCGACCACCTCCTGCGCCACCGCGGCCAAGTCGGGCAGGGTCCCTCCTGGCCGTTCCAGGCCTGA
- a CDS encoding DoxX family protein, with the protein MASTTPPRWIDALLSSRGAEIAARILLTFPFWASGLIKLLDFSGGVAEMRQFGLEPAGLYNSLTIVVQLTGSALIIANRWTWLGAGALGVFTFLTILIVHAFWRLDGERAVTALHTAGEHMGMIGALILVSILALRPRAASEFREPREFAASGEGMLQR; encoded by the coding sequence ATGGCGTCAACTACACCACCACGCTGGATCGATGCGCTGCTCTCGAGCCGGGGAGCGGAAATTGCCGCCCGGATCCTGCTCACCTTTCCGTTCTGGGCCAGCGGACTGATCAAGCTCCTGGACTTTTCCGGCGGGGTGGCGGAGATGCGCCAGTTCGGCCTGGAGCCGGCGGGGCTCTACAACAGCCTCACGATCGTCGTTCAGCTGACCGGATCGGCCCTCATCATCGCGAACCGATGGACATGGCTCGGCGCCGGGGCGCTGGGCGTCTTCACCTTCCTGACCATCCTGATCGTCCACGCCTTCTGGCGCCTGGACGGCGAGCGGGCCGTCACGGCGCTCCACACGGCCGGCGAGCATATGGGCATGATCGGCGCACTCATCCTGGTCTCGATCCTGGCGCTGCGGCCGCGAGCCGCGTCGGAATTCCGGGAGCCACGGGAGTTCGCTGCGTCCGGTGAAGGAATGTTGCAGCGTTAA
- a CDS encoding histidine phosphatase family protein yields MTPSRPTIYFIRHGETDWNLEGRLQGQKDIPLNDVGRVQAEEAGRKLKALVPHVEDLAYVASPMTRTRETMEILRETLGLHPESYRLDERLVELTFGTWEGMTWKEVRKAEPQLAALREQDKWHYAPPGGGESYAMLVERIRPILDDLTRDTVIVAHGGVARAFLSICCGVSSRQAASMDIWQGRVLVIEGRHHRWV; encoded by the coding sequence GTGACCCCGTCCCGCCCCACGATCTACTTCATTCGCCATGGCGAGACGGACTGGAATCTGGAGGGCAGACTCCAGGGTCAGAAGGACATTCCGCTCAACGACGTCGGCCGCGTCCAGGCCGAGGAGGCGGGCCGCAAGCTGAAGGCGCTCGTGCCGCATGTCGAGGACCTCGCCTACGTGGCGAGCCCCATGACCCGCACCCGCGAGACCATGGAGATCCTGCGCGAGACGCTGGGCCTGCATCCCGAGAGCTACCGGCTCGACGAGCGCCTGGTCGAGCTGACCTTCGGCACCTGGGAGGGCATGACCTGGAAGGAGGTCCGCAAGGCCGAGCCGCAGCTCGCGGCCCTGCGCGAGCAGGACAAGTGGCATTACGCGCCGCCCGGCGGCGGCGAGAGCTACGCCATGCTGGTCGAGCGCATCCGCCCGATCCTGGACGACCTCACCCGCGACACCGTGATCGTCGCCCATGGCGGCGTCGCCCGCGCCTTCCTGTCGATCTGCTGCGGCGTCTCCTCCCGCCAGGCCGCCAGCATGGACATCTGGCAGGGCCGGGTGCTCGTCATCGAAGGCCGCCATCACCGCTGGGTGTGA
- a CDS encoding patatin-like phospholipase family protein codes for MFDAVAFAGGGNRCYWQGGFWEAAAPLLGLKPAMVVGVSAGAWSACYSLLGLGRRVNDMVAEGCSLGRRNFEWRAWRSEGSPWPVSLMYRSLIEAIIDENALEHLKQGPSVLIGLARKPRRLPLSLAVPLGIATYQIEKKWRSPVHPRGGRALGFRPEFIRVQDLATPAELSAALMASASVPPFMPVGLVGGMAALDGGLLDNVPTEPLLPVEEQGGRTLVVLSRLYRAFPNVKGRTYIQPSKPVPVGQFDITNPAGIRRAYEMGLRDGEAFARGAGAHSF; via the coding sequence ATGTTCGACGCGGTGGCATTCGCAGGCGGGGGCAACCGCTGCTACTGGCAGGGCGGCTTCTGGGAAGCCGCCGCTCCCCTCCTCGGCCTGAAGCCCGCGATGGTCGTCGGCGTGAGCGCGGGCGCCTGGTCGGCCTGCTACAGCCTTCTCGGGCTCGGACGGCGCGTCAACGACATGGTGGCGGAGGGCTGCAGCCTGGGGCGGCGCAACTTCGAGTGGCGCGCCTGGCGCAGCGAAGGGTCGCCCTGGCCGGTCTCGCTCATGTACCGCAGCCTGATCGAGGCCATCATCGACGAAAACGCCCTGGAGCACCTGAAGCAGGGTCCGAGCGTGCTGATCGGGCTCGCCCGCAAGCCGCGCCGCCTGCCTCTCTCGCTCGCCGTCCCCCTGGGGATCGCCACCTATCAGATCGAGAAGAAGTGGCGTTCGCCCGTTCATCCGCGCGGCGGCCGCGCCCTCGGTTTCCGGCCCGAATTCATTCGGGTGCAGGATCTGGCCACGCCGGCGGAGCTCTCGGCTGCCCTGATGGCGAGCGCCAGCGTGCCGCCCTTCATGCCGGTGGGCCTCGTCGGCGGCATGGCGGCGCTCGACGGCGGGCTTTTGGACAATGTGCCGACCGAGCCCCTGCTGCCGGTCGAGGAGCAGGGAGGCAGGACCCTCGTCGTTCTCTCGCGGCTCTACCGGGCATTCCCCAATGTGAAGGGCCGCACCTACATCCAGCCCTCGAAACCGGTCCCCGTCGGCCAGTTCGACATCACCAATCCGGCGGGCATCCGCCGGGCCTACGAGATGGGGTTGAGGGACGGCGAGGCCTTTGCCAGAGGTGCGGGCGCGCACAGCTTCTAG
- a CDS encoding L,D-transpeptidase produces MRLFRLPLLLAMIAALAGCNFKGVPDPQVSARDTEWMAQVPKADDDPRFGRYMIDDPTGEAPGTIVVDTKERQLYLVQPNRKAIRYGVAVGDEAYGWTGTATIARKAEWPDWNPPAEMKARWPHVQYTKGGPENPLGARALYLYEGNKDTLYRIHGTNEPEKIGHAVSSGCIRMRNIDVIDLYNRVALNSKVIVR; encoded by the coding sequence ATGCGCCTTTTCCGTCTGCCCCTTCTTTTGGCAATGATCGCGGCTCTGGCCGGATGCAACTTCAAGGGTGTCCCGGATCCCCAGGTCTCGGCCCGCGATACCGAGTGGATGGCGCAGGTCCCGAAGGCCGACGACGATCCGCGCTTCGGGCGCTACATGATCGACGATCCGACCGGCGAGGCGCCCGGCACGATCGTGGTCGATACCAAGGAGCGCCAGCTCTATCTCGTCCAGCCGAACCGGAAGGCGATCCGCTACGGCGTCGCCGTCGGCGATGAGGCCTATGGCTGGACCGGCACGGCCACCATCGCCCGCAAGGCGGAATGGCCGGACTGGAATCCGCCGGCCGAGATGAAGGCCCGCTGGCCCCACGTCCAATACACGAAGGGCGGCCCGGAGAACCCGCTCGGCGCGCGGGCGCTCTATCTCTACGAGGGCAACAAGGACACCCTCTACCGCATCCACGGCACCAACGAGCCTGAGAAGATCGGCCATGCGGTGTCGTCGGGCTGCATCCGGATGCGCAATATCGACGTGATCGATCTCTACAACCGGGTCGCGCTGAACTCGAAGGTCATCGTCCGCTGA